In one Umezawaea sp. Da 62-37 genomic region, the following are encoded:
- a CDS encoding MFS transporter, protein MTVDETHRGTAGARQWAGLAVLTLAVLMVTFDMFVLLLALPGLSADLRPSAVEQLWILDVYGFVVAGFLVTMGMLGDRIGRRKLLVIGAACFAVASLASAFATSPAMLIALRALLGVAGATLAPSSLALITTMFRDARQRGVAVGVWAAGFTVGAMLGPIVGGVLLAHFWWGSVFLIGVPVMVLLLVLCPVLVPEFKNPDAGRPDVASAVLSLGAMVAVTYTLKQTARYGWHPLPVVVGAAGLGLGWLFVRRQRHLADPVVDIALFRDRSFSVMLTGLLLFGVVGGVSMMFITQFLQSVSGLTPLRAAFCMVPGMVAGVIGTTVAPVLGQRIRPALLIGLGVLGVALGYVVFTWLDADSSPAVLIAGFVIIGLCQGPMLSLGVNMVVGAAPPEKAGSSSSMAQIANETGASLGVAIMGSVGAAVYVARLAPDLPAGLPGPAAAAAQESIARAVAIAPDLPPEQATALLAAAREAFADGMNVFAAVSVAVLAAVAVLVMIMLRHVPPTAQREATPEAAQEGLAAG, encoded by the coding sequence GTGACCGTCGACGAAACGCATCGCGGGACCGCGGGCGCCAGGCAGTGGGCCGGGCTGGCCGTGCTGACCCTGGCCGTCCTGATGGTCACCTTCGACATGTTCGTGCTGCTGCTCGCACTGCCGGGGCTGTCGGCCGACCTGCGGCCCAGCGCGGTGGAACAGCTCTGGATACTCGACGTCTACGGGTTCGTGGTGGCCGGTTTCCTGGTCACGATGGGCATGCTGGGCGACCGGATCGGCAGGCGGAAGCTGCTGGTGATCGGCGCCGCGTGCTTCGCGGTGGCGTCGCTGGCCTCGGCGTTCGCCACCAGTCCCGCCATGCTCATCGCGCTGCGCGCCCTGCTGGGCGTCGCCGGGGCGACCCTGGCCCCCTCGTCGCTCGCGCTCATCACCACCATGTTCCGGGACGCCCGGCAGCGCGGCGTCGCCGTCGGCGTGTGGGCGGCCGGGTTCACGGTCGGCGCGATGCTCGGCCCCATCGTGGGCGGGGTGCTGCTCGCGCACTTCTGGTGGGGCTCGGTGTTCCTGATCGGCGTGCCGGTGATGGTCCTGCTGCTCGTGCTGTGCCCCGTGCTGGTGCCGGAGTTCAAGAACCCCGACGCGGGCAGGCCGGACGTCGCCAGCGCGGTGCTGTCGCTGGGCGCGATGGTGGCCGTGACCTACACGCTCAAGCAGACCGCCCGCTACGGCTGGCACCCGCTGCCCGTCGTGGTCGGTGCCGCGGGGCTCGGGCTCGGCTGGCTGTTCGTCCGCCGCCAGCGCCACCTGGCCGATCCGGTGGTGGACATCGCGCTGTTCCGCGACCGGTCGTTCAGCGTCATGCTGACCGGTCTGCTGCTGTTCGGCGTGGTCGGCGGCGTGAGCATGATGTTCATCACCCAGTTCCTGCAATCCGTGTCCGGGCTGACCCCGCTGCGGGCCGCGTTCTGCATGGTCCCCGGCATGGTGGCGGGCGTGATCGGCACGACCGTCGCACCGGTGCTGGGCCAGCGGATCCGGCCCGCGCTCCTGATCGGGCTGGGGGTGCTCGGGGTCGCCCTGGGGTACGTCGTCTTCACCTGGCTCGACGCGGACTCCAGCCCCGCCGTGCTGATCGCGGGCTTCGTGATCATCGGCCTGTGCCAGGGGCCGATGCTGTCGCTGGGCGTGAACATGGTGGTCGGCGCGGCCCCTCCGGAGAAGGCGGGCTCGTCGTCCTCGATGGCGCAGATCGCCAACGAGACGGGCGCCTCGCTCGGCGTCGCGATCATGGGGAGCGTCGGGGCCGCCGTGTACGTCGCCCGGCTGGCGCCCGACCTGCCCGCGGGACTGCCCGGTCCCGCCGCGGCCGCCGCCCAGGAGAGCATCGCGCGAGCCGTGGCCATCGCGCCGGACCTGCCCCCGGAACAGGCCACCGCGCTCCTCGCCGCCGCGCGGGAGGCCTTCGCCGACGGCATGAACGTCTTCGCGGCCGTCAGCGTCGCCGTCCTCGCCGCGGTGGCGGTCCTCGTCATGATCATGCTCAGGCACGTTCCCCCGACCGCGCAACGGGAAGCGACTCCCGAGGCGGCCCAGGAGGGCCTCGCGGCGGGCTAG
- a CDS encoding cytochrome P450 — translation MTATDPRAADRRTPPGPPVRRTPSLLVQLIRDRLSLVTSAADEYGDAVRIAIGPKTLYLFNHPDHAKHVLADNADNYTKGIGLMQAKRVLGDGLLTSDGDLWRAQRRVIAPVFQTKRLASQAEVVADEAGALVARLRAHIGHGPVNILHELTDLTIRVLSRTLLDADLGGFPTLGRSFEAVQDQAMFEMVSLNMIPSWVPLPKQVRFKRARKDLQGAVDWLVRHRDANPTDGDDVLARLIESTRGEADPAVGRRRMRDELITLLLAGHETTASTLGWSFHLAGRHPEVWERLHREAVEVLGDGPPRYEDLHRLTYTAAVLQESVRLYPPVWILTRIARADDVIGGYHVPAGSDVLICPYTLHRHPDYWPRPEVFDPDRFDRDRSAARPRYSYIPFGAGPRFCVGNNLGLLEATFVLAMVARDLRLVQEPGHKVAAEPMLSLRLRGGLPVTVHAAR, via the coding sequence GTGACCGCCACCGACCCGCGGGCCGCGGACCGCCGGACACCTCCCGGCCCGCCGGTGCGGCGGACGCCGAGCCTGCTCGTCCAGCTGATCCGCGACCGGCTCAGCCTGGTCACCTCCGCCGCCGACGAGTACGGCGACGCGGTGCGGATCGCCATCGGCCCCAAGACGCTCTACCTGTTCAACCACCCCGACCACGCCAAGCACGTGCTGGCCGACAACGCGGACAACTACACCAAGGGCATCGGCCTGATGCAGGCCAAGCGCGTACTCGGCGACGGGCTGCTCACCAGCGACGGCGACCTGTGGCGGGCTCAGCGCCGGGTCATCGCGCCGGTGTTCCAGACCAAGCGGCTGGCGAGCCAGGCCGAGGTCGTCGCCGACGAGGCGGGCGCCCTGGTCGCACGGCTGCGCGCGCACATCGGCCACGGGCCGGTGAACATCCTGCACGAGCTGACCGACCTGACCATCAGGGTGCTCAGCCGCACCCTGCTCGACGCCGACCTCGGCGGGTTCCCGACGCTGGGCCGGTCGTTCGAGGCCGTGCAGGACCAGGCGATGTTCGAGATGGTGTCGCTGAACATGATCCCCTCGTGGGTCCCGCTGCCCAAGCAGGTGCGGTTCAAGCGGGCGCGCAAGGACCTCCAGGGGGCGGTCGACTGGCTGGTCCGCCACCGCGACGCCAATCCGACCGACGGCGACGACGTGCTGGCCCGGCTCATCGAGTCGACCCGCGGCGAGGCCGACCCGGCGGTGGGCAGGCGGCGGATGCGCGACGAGCTGATCACGCTCCTGCTCGCGGGCCACGAGACCACCGCGAGCACGCTCGGCTGGTCGTTCCACCTGGCGGGCCGACACCCCGAGGTGTGGGAGCGGCTGCACCGCGAGGCGGTCGAGGTGCTCGGCGACGGGCCGCCCCGGTACGAGGACCTGCACCGGCTGACCTACACCGCCGCGGTGCTCCAGGAGTCCGTCCGGCTGTACCCGCCGGTGTGGATCCTGACCCGGATCGCCCGCGCCGACGACGTGATCGGCGGCTACCACGTGCCCGCCGGGTCGGACGTGCTGATCTGCCCGTACACCCTGCACCGGCACCCCGACTACTGGCCGCGGCCCGAGGTGTTCGACCCGGACCGGTTCGACCGCGACCGGTCGGCGGCGCGGCCGAGGTACTCCTACATCCCGTTCGGCGCCGGACCCAGGTTCTGCGTCGGCAACAACCTGGGTCTGCTGGAGGCCACGTTCGTCCTCGCCATGGTGGCCCGCGACCTGCGCCTGGTCCAGGAGCCGGGGCACAAGGTGGCGGCCGAGCCGATGCTGTCGCTGCGGCTGCGCGGCGGGCTGCCGGTGACCGTGCACGCGGCCCGGTGA
- a CDS encoding DUF1702 family protein, whose product MASIAGRARRRVLTPNMSETHLAVRGFPEKDQASREALEAAGGTFLTGFGYAAEAASVDEAERNLDTVESPLRGFAYEGAGMAYAIRDGLPFGHHHHVADFLAGPAEPHTYMTCVGVGWALAKVPRSRWAATTGGVTDRMLRWLVHDGYGFHQAYFETDKYVRRQFREQDFGWPADGPAWYAARAIDQGIGRALWFVGGSDVTIVANMVDRFDADRRPDLFAGVGLAATYAGGADEGELRSLVERAGDCRPQLAQGSAFAASARVIADLTTPYTGLATRVLCGVTPERADRICQETKPGGDADDGTPAYEVWRQRIAAVLISTARSEP is encoded by the coding sequence TTGGCCAGCATCGCGGGTAGGGCTCGGCGGCGCGTCCTCACACCGAACATGTCCGAGACGCACCTGGCGGTCCGCGGCTTCCCGGAGAAGGACCAAGCGTCCAGGGAGGCGCTGGAGGCCGCGGGCGGCACCTTCCTCACCGGTTTCGGGTACGCCGCCGAGGCCGCCTCGGTCGACGAGGCCGAGCGGAACCTCGACACCGTCGAGTCCCCGCTGCGGGGCTTCGCCTACGAGGGCGCGGGCATGGCGTACGCCATCCGCGACGGCCTGCCGTTCGGGCACCACCACCACGTCGCCGACTTCCTCGCGGGCCCGGCGGAACCCCACACCTACATGACCTGCGTCGGCGTGGGCTGGGCCTTGGCCAAGGTGCCGAGGTCCCGCTGGGCCGCGACGACCGGCGGGGTGACCGACCGCATGCTCCGCTGGCTGGTCCACGACGGCTACGGGTTCCACCAGGCGTACTTCGAGACCGACAAGTACGTGCGGCGGCAGTTCCGCGAACAGGACTTCGGCTGGCCCGCCGACGGGCCCGCCTGGTACGCCGCGCGCGCCATCGACCAGGGCATCGGCCGGGCGCTGTGGTTCGTCGGCGGGAGCGACGTGACGATCGTGGCCAACATGGTCGACCGGTTCGACGCCGACCGCAGGCCCGACCTGTTCGCGGGCGTCGGACTGGCCGCGACCTACGCGGGCGGGGCGGACGAGGGGGAGCTGCGCTCCCTCGTCGAGCGCGCGGGCGACTGCCGCCCGCAGCTCGCACAGGGCAGCGCGTTCGCGGCCTCCGCGCGGGTGATCGCCGACCTGACCACCCCGTACACCGGGCTGGCGACCCGCGTGCTCTGCGGCGTCACCCCGGAGCGCGCCGACCGGATCTGCCAGGAGACCAAGCCCGGGGGCGACGCGGACGACGGGACACCCGCGTACGAGGTCTGGCGGCAGCGCATCGCCGCCGTGCTGATCAGCACCGCGCGGAGTGAACCGTGA